The following are encoded together in the Streptomyces sp. NBC_00341 genome:
- a CDS encoding FAD-dependent oxidoreductase produces MTRPVRVAIVGAGPAGIYAADALLKSEAAAEPGVSIDLFERMPAPFGLIRYGVAPDHPRIKGIVQALHQVLDKPQLRLFGNVDYPNDIGLDELRSFYDAVIFSTGADADRALDIPGSELDGSHGAADFVSWYDGHPDVARTWPLEAEKVAVLGVGNVALDVARMLAKTGDELLPTEIPANVYEGLKANKALEVHVFGRRGPAQAKFSPMELRELDHSPNIEVIVNPEDIDYDQGSIETRRGNKQANMVASTLENWAIRDIGDRPHKLFLHFFESPVEILGEDGRVAGLRTERTELDGTGNVRGTGRFNDWDVQSVYRAVGYYSQELPKLPFDVASGTVPHAAGRVLAGDEPMDSVYVTGWIKRGPIGLIGHTKGDANETVACLLEDHTKGRLPAPAQPEPEAVTDFLRARGVRYTTREGWYRLDAHERALGAEQDRERVKVVERDAMLDASEPGN; encoded by the coding sequence ATGACACGCCCCGTCCGCGTAGCCATCGTCGGAGCCGGTCCCGCCGGAATCTACGCAGCGGACGCGCTGCTCAAATCCGAGGCCGCCGCAGAGCCGGGCGTGTCCATCGACCTGTTCGAGCGGATGCCCGCCCCCTTCGGCCTGATCCGCTACGGCGTGGCCCCGGACCACCCCCGGATCAAGGGCATCGTGCAGGCGCTGCACCAGGTCCTGGACAAGCCGCAGCTGCGGCTCTTCGGCAACGTCGACTACCCGAACGACATCGGCCTGGACGAGCTGCGGTCCTTCTACGACGCCGTGATCTTCTCCACCGGCGCCGACGCGGACCGGGCCCTGGACATACCGGGCAGCGAGCTGGACGGCTCGCACGGGGCCGCCGACTTCGTCTCCTGGTACGACGGCCACCCGGACGTGGCGCGCACCTGGCCGCTGGAGGCCGAGAAGGTCGCGGTCCTGGGCGTCGGCAACGTGGCCCTGGACGTGGCCCGGATGCTCGCCAAGACCGGTGACGAGCTGCTGCCGACCGAGATCCCCGCCAACGTGTACGAGGGCCTCAAGGCGAACAAGGCGCTGGAGGTGCACGTCTTCGGGCGGCGCGGTCCGGCCCAGGCCAAGTTCAGCCCGATGGAGCTGCGCGAGCTGGACCACTCGCCCAACATCGAGGTCATCGTCAACCCCGAGGACATCGACTACGACCAGGGCTCGATCGAGACCCGGCGCGGCAACAAGCAGGCCAACATGGTCGCCTCCACGCTGGAGAACTGGGCGATCCGCGACATCGGCGACCGGCCGCACAAGCTCTTCCTGCACTTCTTCGAGTCCCCCGTCGAGATCCTCGGCGAGGACGGCCGGGTCGCCGGTCTGCGCACCGAGCGCACCGAGCTGGACGGCACCGGCAACGTGCGCGGTACCGGCCGCTTCAACGACTGGGACGTGCAGAGCGTCTACCGCGCGGTCGGCTACTACTCGCAGGAGCTGCCCAAGCTCCCCTTCGATGTCGCCTCCGGCACCGTCCCGCACGCCGCCGGGCGGGTCCTGGCCGGTGACGAGCCGATGGACTCGGTGTACGTCACCGGCTGGATCAAGCGGGGCCCGATCGGCCTGATCGGCCACACCAAGGGCGACGCCAACGAGACCGTCGCCTGCCTGCTGGAGGACCACACCAAGGGCCGGCTGCCCGCTCCCGCGCAGCCCGAGCCGGAGGCCGTCACCGATTTCCTGCGGGCCCGCGGCGTCCGCTACACCACCCGTGAGGGCTGGTACCGCCTGGACGCCCACGAGCGCGCCCTCGGCGCGGAGCAGGACCGCGAGCGGGTCAAGGTCGTCGAGCGCGACGCCATGCTCGACGCCTCCGAGCCCGGCAACTGA
- a CDS encoding SpoIIE family protein phosphatase — translation MDDRVAGALSLPDDWPAHPDLSLALNRMGSFDWDLDSGLMHMDEPALDVFDLRADEYDDRPESLAVRVPPDEGVRLDALVAQALKSGRSNYGAYFRSLRRDGSLRWTHTQGFVQRDATGRPRRIIGIVRDATQELADSTARRELDRERRRRTSLVEATTAALAHARTVRDVTDVLKNSQGLAHLGATSLVMGLIEAGRLHLVADGPEGSFVPGTRYTRTDEPYPMSEVVRTLTPRFIESAEDFAASYPILWPYISHLGITSAAYLPLIAQARPIGALGLLYSDKDGFTGDERNLLVALGSSIAQSLQRAMLYEQEHDLAEGLQQAMLPRRIPEVPGAQTAVRYRSARLGRDIGGDWYDVIPLPGGRVGAVIGDVQGHDTHAAAVMGQLRIVLRAYAAEGHSPATVMARASVFLHELDTDRFATCTYAEADLTTGVVQLVRAGHVDPLVREADGTCRKVPVEGGLPLGLSAMFGRLEYPVSTVELDPGQTMVLFTDGLVELPGADLDEGTQLLADMVRNGPQDLQELADRLCEWVDERGGEDDVAVLLLRRRAAHAPQPGGRLQQHVAQNDPEALSSARHMIRAAVRAWGAKDRADEVELAADELTTNALMHTDGGAIVTIRVLTGAERRLRVDVEDRSSALPRRRDAGESGVSGRGLMLVDQLADAWGVESRGTGKCVWCEFGIPPRD, via the coding sequence ATGGATGATCGGGTAGCGGGTGCCCTGTCACTCCCGGACGACTGGCCCGCCCACCCGGACCTCAGTCTCGCCCTGAACCGTATGGGCAGCTTCGACTGGGACCTCGACAGCGGCCTCATGCACATGGACGAGCCCGCGCTTGACGTGTTCGACCTGCGGGCCGACGAGTACGACGACCGGCCGGAGTCGCTCGCCGTGCGGGTGCCCCCGGACGAGGGCGTACGGCTGGACGCGCTGGTCGCGCAGGCGCTCAAGAGCGGCCGGAGCAACTACGGGGCGTACTTCCGCAGCCTGCGCCGGGACGGGAGCCTGCGCTGGACCCACACCCAGGGCTTCGTCCAGCGTGACGCGACCGGGCGGCCCCGCCGGATCATCGGCATCGTCCGGGACGCCACCCAGGAGCTGGCCGACTCCACCGCCCGCCGTGAGCTGGACCGGGAGCGCAGGCGCCGGACCAGTCTGGTGGAGGCCACCACGGCGGCGCTGGCGCACGCCCGTACCGTCCGGGACGTCACCGACGTGCTCAAGAACTCCCAGGGGCTTGCCCACCTGGGCGCGACGAGCCTGGTCATGGGGTTGATAGAGGCCGGGCGCCTCCATCTGGTGGCGGACGGGCCGGAGGGCTCCTTCGTGCCCGGCACCCGCTACACCCGGACGGACGAGCCGTACCCGATGAGCGAGGTCGTGCGCACGCTCACCCCCCGCTTCATCGAGTCCGCAGAGGACTTCGCGGCCTCGTACCCGATCCTGTGGCCCTACATCAGCCATCTCGGCATCACCTCCGCGGCCTATCTGCCACTGATCGCCCAGGCCCGCCCGATCGGCGCGCTCGGGCTGCTCTACAGCGACAAGGACGGCTTCACCGGCGACGAGCGCAATCTGCTCGTCGCCCTCGGCAGCTCCATCGCCCAGAGCCTGCAGCGCGCCATGCTCTACGAGCAGGAGCACGACCTCGCCGAGGGGCTCCAGCAGGCCATGCTGCCGCGCCGGATTCCCGAGGTGCCCGGCGCGCAGACCGCCGTCCGCTACCGTTCGGCCCGCCTCGGCCGGGACATCGGCGGCGACTGGTACGACGTCATCCCGCTGCCCGGCGGCAGGGTGGGCGCCGTCATCGGTGACGTACAGGGGCACGACACCCACGCCGCGGCCGTCATGGGGCAGCTGCGCATCGTGCTGCGCGCCTACGCCGCCGAGGGCCACAGCCCGGCGACGGTGATGGCGCGGGCCTCCGTCTTCCTGCACGAGCTGGACACCGACCGCTTCGCGACCTGCACCTACGCCGAGGCCGACCTGACCACCGGCGTCGTCCAGCTGGTCCGGGCCGGTCATGTGGACCCGCTGGTCCGGGAGGCCGACGGGACCTGCCGCAAGGTGCCCGTCGAGGGCGGGCTGCCGCTGGGGCTCTCCGCGATGTTCGGGCGGCTGGAGTACCCGGTCAGCACGGTCGAGCTGGATCCCGGCCAGACCATGGTGCTGTTCACCGACGGGCTGGTGGAACTGCCCGGAGCGGACCTCGACGAGGGCACGCAGCTGCTGGCCGACATGGTCAGGAACGGTCCGCAGGACCTCCAGGAACTGGCCGACCGGCTCTGCGAATGGGTCGACGAGCGCGGCGGCGAGGACGATGTCGCCGTGCTGCTGCTGAGGCGCCGGGCCGCCCACGCGCCGCAGCCCGGCGGCCGGCTCCAGCAGCACGTGGCGCAGAACGATCCGGAGGCGCTGAGCTCGGCGCGCCACATGATCCGTGCGGCGGTGCGGGCCTGGGGCGCGAAGGACCGGGCCGACGAGGTCGAGCTGGCCGCCGACGAACTGACCACCAACGCGCTGATGCACACCGACGGCGGCGCGATCGTCACCATCCGGGTGCTCACCGGGGCGGAACGGCGGCTCCGGGTCGACGTCGAGGACCGGTCGAGCGCGCTGCCGCGCCGCCGGGACGCGGGCGAATCGGGGGTCTCCGGCCGGGGACTGATGCTCGTGGACCAGCTGGCGGACGCCTGGGGCGTCGAGTCCCGGGGCACCGGCAAGTGCGTCTGGTGCGAATTCGGCATTCCGCCACGCGACTGA
- a CDS encoding wax ester/triacylglycerol synthase family O-acyltransferase, which produces MGTELLAPLDLAFWHLESDAHPMHLGALAVFSPDAGPAPGPDALLELLGARAAAIPRLRMRVRDVLLPVGGAAWSVDKDFDVHRHIRRVELPGTETGGEGAFMAAATRLAGELMEQPLRRGLPPWQMYVIGGAADGPFAVLVKLHHALADGMRAVAIGAGIFDEIASVAGRGRTGAPAGRTRPVPPRSWMPGPRQVAGLALGRIEDLGRAFGVGASLVRASRLDLRGATALSASSSGTRRLATADLDLDAVQRIRRAAGGTSNDVLLAVVAGALRRWMLERGEPLPGADPRALVPVSRRRPGGAATGNRLSAYLLGLPVSEPDPWERLRAVRGAMDRNKSAGPLRGAGAVAVLADQLPSLAHRFGAPLAGSAARMLFDVLVTSVPLPRSALSLAGCPLRALYPMAPLARGQSLAVALTTYGGRVQIGLVADGKALPDLERLGRCAEEEVAELLATLPVHGPAGGPVVRPSAAP; this is translated from the coding sequence TTGGGCACTGAGCTACTGGCACCTCTCGATCTTGCCTTCTGGCACCTTGAGTCCGATGCCCACCCCATGCACCTCGGCGCGCTCGCCGTCTTCTCCCCGGACGCGGGCCCCGCGCCCGGCCCGGACGCCCTGCTGGAGCTGCTCGGCGCCCGCGCCGCCGCGATCCCCCGGCTGCGGATGCGGGTGCGCGACGTACTGCTGCCGGTCGGCGGCGCGGCCTGGTCGGTGGACAAGGACTTCGACGTCCACCGGCACATCAGGCGGGTGGAGCTGCCCGGGACGGAGACCGGCGGCGAGGGCGCGTTCATGGCGGCGGCCACCCGGCTGGCCGGCGAACTGATGGAACAGCCGCTGCGCAGAGGGCTGCCGCCCTGGCAGATGTACGTGATCGGCGGCGCCGCCGACGGCCCGTTCGCCGTCCTGGTCAAGCTCCATCACGCGCTCGCCGACGGGATGCGCGCGGTCGCCATCGGGGCCGGGATCTTCGACGAGATCGCCTCCGTCGCGGGCCGCGGCCGGACCGGGGCACCGGCCGGCCGGACCAGGCCGGTACCGCCGCGCTCCTGGATGCCCGGTCCGCGCCAGGTCGCCGGTCTCGCGCTCGGTCGGATCGAGGACCTCGGCCGGGCGTTCGGCGTCGGCGCCTCGCTGGTGCGGGCCAGCCGCCTCGACCTGCGCGGCGCGACGGCGCTCAGTGCCAGCTCCAGCGGCACCCGGCGGCTGGCCACCGCCGATCTGGACCTCGACGCCGTGCAGCGCATCCGCCGGGCCGCGGGCGGCACGTCCAACGACGTGCTGCTCGCGGTCGTCGCCGGAGCGCTGCGCCGCTGGATGCTGGAGCGCGGCGAACCGCTGCCCGGCGCCGATCCGCGCGCCCTGGTGCCCGTCTCCCGGCGCCGCCCGGGAGGCGCCGCCACCGGGAACCGGCTGTCCGCGTACCTGCTCGGCCTCCCCGTCTCGGAACCCGACCCCTGGGAACGGCTGCGCGCGGTACGCGGCGCCATGGACCGCAACAAGTCCGCCGGGCCGCTGCGCGGGGCCGGCGCGGTCGCCGTACTCGCCGATCAGCTTCCTTCGCTGGCCCACCGCTTCGGTGCCCCGCTCGCCGGCAGCGCGGCCAGGATGCTCTTCGACGTCCTGGTCACCAGCGTGCCGCTGCCGCGCTCCGCGCTCTCCCTCGCCGGCTGCCCGCTGCGCGCGCTGTACCCGATGGCGCCACTGGCCCGGGGCCAGTCGCTGGCCGTGGCGCTCACGACGTACGGCGGCCGGGTGCAGATCGGGCTGGTGGCCGACGGCAAGGCGCTGCCCGATCTGGAGCGGCTGGGGCGCTGCGCGGAGGAAGAGGTGGCCGAGCTGCTCGCGACGCTGCCCGTGCACGGACCGGCCGGAGGCCCGGTCGTCCGACCGAGTGCGGCGCCATAG
- a CDS encoding aldo/keto reductase yields MRRNRLGNSAVEVTELSFGAAAIGNLFTAVEPAQAAAAVDAAWDEGVRYFDTAPHYGLGLSERRLGEALRARPRDSYALSTKVGRVLDPLPDGGSAPSDELSEGFAVPATHRRRWDFSAAGVRRSIEDSLERLGLDRIDIAYLHDPDDHAEAAFQEAYPELEKLRAEGVIGAIGAGMNQTAMLTRFVRDTDADVVLCAGRFTLLDQSALSTLLPEAAARGRSVVVGGVFNSGLLADPRPGATYDYAAAPLTLLDRALRLKAVTEGHGVPLRAAALHYPLTHPAVAGVLVGTRSPDEVRDAAALLREPVPDGLWDELREEGLLPENGN; encoded by the coding sequence ATGCGGCGCAACAGGCTGGGAAACAGCGCGGTCGAGGTCACCGAGCTGTCCTTCGGGGCGGCCGCCATCGGCAATCTCTTCACTGCCGTCGAACCGGCGCAGGCCGCGGCCGCCGTCGACGCCGCCTGGGACGAGGGCGTCCGCTACTTCGACACCGCCCCGCACTACGGACTGGGCCTCTCGGAGCGGCGGCTCGGTGAGGCGCTGCGCGCCCGCCCCCGCGACTCGTACGCGCTGTCCACCAAGGTCGGCCGGGTCCTCGACCCACTGCCCGACGGCGGGTCCGCCCCGTCCGACGAGCTCTCCGAGGGCTTCGCCGTGCCCGCCACCCACCGCCGCCGCTGGGACTTCAGCGCCGCCGGTGTCCGCCGCAGCATCGAGGACAGCCTGGAACGGCTCGGTCTCGACCGCATCGACATCGCCTACCTGCACGACCCGGACGACCACGCGGAAGCCGCCTTCCAGGAGGCCTATCCGGAGCTGGAGAAGCTGCGCGCGGAGGGCGTGATCGGCGCCATCGGGGCCGGCATGAACCAGACCGCGATGCTCACCCGCTTCGTCCGCGACACCGACGCCGACGTGGTGCTCTGCGCCGGCCGCTTCACCCTCCTCGACCAGTCGGCCCTGAGTACTCTGCTGCCGGAGGCCGCCGCTCGCGGACGCAGCGTCGTCGTCGGCGGGGTCTTCAACTCCGGCCTCCTCGCCGACCCGCGCCCCGGCGCGACGTACGACTACGCCGCCGCGCCCCTCACCCTCCTGGACCGGGCCCTGCGCCTGAAGGCCGTCACCGAGGGCCACGGCGTACCGCTGCGCGCCGCCGCCCTGCACTACCCGCTCACCCACCCCGCCGTCGCCGGTGTCCTCGTCGGCACCCGCTCCCCGGACGAGGTGCGCGACGCGGCCGCCCTGCTGCGCGAGCCGGTCCCCGACGGGCTCTGGGACGAGCTGCGCGAAGAGGGACTGCTGCCCGAGAACGGAAACTGA
- a CDS encoding L-rhamnose mutarotase encodes MRIALHTKVRADRTAQYEAAHREVPAELTRAIRAAGATSWTIWRSGTELFHVIECEDYARLLAELEELPVNVAWQARMDELLDVTHDYSSDGAEAGLPVAWEL; translated from the coding sequence ATGCGCATCGCCCTGCACACCAAGGTCCGCGCGGACCGCACAGCCCAGTACGAGGCCGCGCACCGCGAGGTCCCGGCCGAACTGACCCGGGCGATCCGCGCGGCGGGCGCCACCTCCTGGACGATCTGGCGCAGCGGCACCGAACTGTTCCACGTCATCGAGTGCGAGGACTACGCCCGTCTCCTCGCCGAACTGGAGGAGCTCCCCGTCAACGTCGCCTGGCAGGCCAGGATGGACGAGCTCCTCGACGTCACGCACGACTACTCCTCGGACGGCGCCGAAGCCGGACTCCCCGTCGCCTGGGAGCTGTGA
- a CDS encoding amidohydrolase: MTTTPRIVDAHHHIWNLSVRDQEWITGEELAPLRRDFSLTDLEPEARANGVTATVLVQTVTVPEETPEFLALADGSDLVAGVVGWSDLTAPDITDTLAALRELPGGDRLVSLRHQVQGEPDPEWLLRADVLRGLAAVAGAGLVYDLVVQPHQLPAAVRAAELLPGLTFVLDHAGKPPIATGGLRPWADDVRALAALPNTVCKLSGLVTEADPHNWTVKDLRPYADTVIDAFGPARLMFGSDWPVCRLAATYTEVVEAAHTLVSGLGPGERAAVLATTAERVYGLR, translated from the coding sequence ATGACCACCACCCCACGGATCGTCGACGCCCACCACCACATCTGGAACCTCTCGGTACGCGACCAGGAGTGGATCACCGGCGAGGAACTCGCGCCCCTGCGCCGCGACTTCTCCCTCACCGACCTGGAACCGGAGGCCCGCGCCAACGGCGTGACCGCCACCGTGCTCGTGCAGACCGTCACCGTCCCGGAGGAGACCCCCGAGTTCCTCGCGCTCGCGGACGGCAGCGATCTGGTCGCCGGCGTCGTGGGCTGGAGCGACCTCACCGCGCCGGACATCACCGACACCCTCGCCGCCCTCCGCGAGCTGCCCGGCGGCGACCGGCTCGTCTCGCTGCGCCACCAGGTCCAGGGCGAGCCCGACCCCGAATGGCTGCTGCGCGCCGACGTCCTGCGCGGCCTGGCCGCGGTCGCCGGCGCCGGACTCGTCTACGACCTGGTGGTCCAGCCGCACCAGCTGCCCGCCGCCGTCCGGGCCGCCGAACTGCTGCCCGGCCTCACCTTCGTCCTGGACCACGCGGGCAAACCGCCCATCGCCACCGGCGGCCTGCGCCCCTGGGCGGATGACGTACGGGCCCTCGCCGCCCTCCCCAACACCGTGTGCAAGCTCTCCGGCCTGGTCACGGAGGCCGATCCGCACAACTGGACCGTCAAGGACCTGCGCCCCTACGCGGACACCGTCATCGACGCCTTCGGGCCGGCCCGGCTGATGTTCGGCTCGGACTGGCCGGTGTGCCGGCTCGCGGCCACGTACACCGAAGTCGTCGAGGCCGCCCACACCCTGGTCAGCGGCCTCGGACCCGGCGAACGGGCCGCCGTCCTCGCCACCACCGCCGAGCGGGTCTACGGCCTCCGGTAG
- a CDS encoding Fpg/Nei family DNA glycosylase, protein MPELPEVEALRVFLDDHLVGREIDRVLPLAISVLKTYEPPLTALHGGTVTGVRRHGKFLDIEVGPLHLLTHLARAGWLQWRDGFPATPPRPGKGPLALRTVLTGGDGFDLTEAGTTKRLAVHLVHDPAEVPGVARLGPDPLDPSFDRDTFAALLEGERRQIKGALRDQSLIAGIGNAYSDEILHVAKMSPFKPTAHLTDDEITRLHTALRTTLDDAVARSSGLAAKKLKAEKRSGMRVHGRTGEACPVCGDTIREVSFSDSSLQYCPTCQTGGKPLADRRLSKLLK, encoded by the coding sequence ATGCCAGAACTGCCGGAAGTCGAAGCCCTGCGGGTCTTCCTCGACGACCACCTCGTCGGCAGGGAGATCGACCGCGTCCTCCCGCTCGCCATCAGCGTCCTGAAGACGTACGAGCCGCCGCTCACCGCCCTGCACGGCGGCACGGTCACCGGCGTCCGGCGGCACGGCAAGTTCCTGGACATCGAGGTGGGCCCCCTGCACCTGCTCACCCACCTCGCACGGGCCGGCTGGCTCCAGTGGAGGGACGGCTTCCCCGCCACCCCGCCGCGCCCCGGCAAGGGGCCACTCGCGCTGCGCACCGTCCTCACCGGCGGCGACGGCTTCGACCTCACAGAGGCCGGCACCACCAAGCGCCTCGCCGTCCACCTCGTCCACGACCCCGCAGAGGTGCCCGGTGTGGCCCGACTCGGACCCGACCCGCTCGACCCGTCCTTCGACCGGGACACGTTCGCCGCGCTGCTCGAAGGAGAGCGCCGGCAGATCAAGGGCGCGCTGCGCGACCAGTCCCTCATCGCCGGCATCGGCAACGCCTACAGCGACGAGATCCTGCACGTCGCGAAGATGTCACCCTTCAAACCCACCGCGCACCTCACCGACGACGAGATCACCCGGCTGCACACCGCCCTGCGCACCACCCTCGACGACGCCGTCGCCCGCTCCAGCGGCCTCGCGGCGAAGAAGCTCAAGGCCGAGAAGCGCAGCGGGATGCGGGTCCACGGACGCACCGGAGAAGCCTGCCCGGTCTGCGGCGACACCATCCGTGAGGTCTCCTTCAGCGACTCCTCGCTCCAGTACTGCCCGACCTGCCAGACCGGCGGGAAACCGCTCGCCGACCGCAGGCTCTCCAAACTGCTCAAGTAG
- a CDS encoding LytTR family DNA-binding domain-containing protein has translation MLRVLAVDDEEPALEELLYLLRADPRIRSAEGATGATEALRRIGGAVEAGPEDPAAIDVVFLDIHMAGLTGLDVAQLLAGFAAPPLIVFVTAHEDFAVQAFDLKAVDYVLKPVRRERLAEAVRRVAEQVGERSAPVHDTAQDQIPVELGGVIRFVPIDDIAYAEAQGDYARLHTATGSHLVRVPLTTLEERWRTRGFVRIHRRHLVALGRIDELRLDAGSMSVRIGTAELAVSRRHTRALRDLLMRQGGR, from the coding sequence ATGCTGCGCGTACTCGCCGTCGACGACGAAGAACCCGCCCTGGAGGAGCTCCTGTACCTCCTGCGCGCCGATCCCCGCATCCGCAGCGCCGAAGGAGCCACCGGAGCCACCGAGGCGCTGCGCCGCATCGGCGGCGCCGTCGAAGCGGGGCCCGAGGACCCCGCCGCCATCGACGTCGTCTTCCTCGACATCCACATGGCCGGGCTGACCGGCCTCGACGTCGCCCAGCTGCTGGCCGGATTCGCCGCGCCCCCGCTCATCGTCTTCGTCACCGCCCACGAGGACTTCGCCGTACAGGCCTTCGACCTCAAGGCCGTCGACTACGTCCTGAAACCGGTACGCCGCGAGCGCCTGGCCGAAGCCGTGCGCCGCGTCGCCGAACAGGTCGGGGAGCGCTCCGCACCCGTCCACGACACCGCGCAGGACCAGATCCCGGTCGAACTGGGCGGCGTCATCCGCTTCGTGCCGATCGACGACATCGCCTACGCCGAGGCCCAGGGCGACTACGCGCGACTGCACACCGCCACCGGAAGCCACCTGGTCCGGGTGCCCCTGACCACCCTGGAGGAACGCTGGCGGACCCGCGGCTTCGTCCGCATCCACCGCCGCCACCTCGTGGCCCTCGGCCGGATCGACGAACTGCGCCTCGACGCGGGCAGCATGAGCGTGCGCATCGGCACCGCCGAACTCGCCGTCAGCCGCCGCCACACCCGTGCGCTGCGCGATCTGCTGATGCGGCAGGGCGGCCGCTGA
- a CDS encoding cation acetate symporter — MSRAYAVTAVAAVVSATVLVGGFGLRISRTTSDFYVASRTVRPRLNAAAISGEYLSAASFLGIAGLVLVHGPDMLWYPVGYTAGYLVLLVFVAAPLRRSGAYTLPDFAEGRLESRQVRRLVSVLVVGAGWLYLVPQLQGAGLTLKILTGAPGWLGDVLVASVVVLAVAAGGMRSITFVQVFQYWLKLTALLVPALFLVLAWQGDGRPRVTFDEQLSVFRADHPLYATYGLIVATFLGTMGLPHVVVRFYTSPNGRDARRTTVAVLALIGVFYLLPPVYGALGRLYAPELIHGGDADAAVLLLPGRVIGGLGGDLLGALIAGGAFAAFLSTASGLTMAVAGVITQDVLPSRGVRHFRLATVLAISVPLAGSLLVSRVPVADSVGMAFAVSASSFCPLLVLGIWWRRLTPPGAVAGLLLGGGSALLSVAITVSGAVRPPGWPHALLAWPAVWSVPVGFLAMILVSLATPGRIPAGTNAAMTRFHLPEALTSGRHR, encoded by the coding sequence GTGAGCCGCGCCTACGCGGTGACGGCGGTCGCCGCCGTCGTCTCCGCCACCGTCCTCGTCGGCGGGTTCGGACTGCGCATCTCCCGCACCACGTCCGACTTCTACGTCGCCTCCCGCACCGTTCGGCCCCGCCTCAACGCGGCCGCGATCAGCGGCGAGTACCTCTCCGCCGCCTCCTTCCTCGGCATCGCCGGACTGGTGCTCGTGCACGGCCCCGACATGCTCTGGTACCCCGTCGGCTACACGGCCGGCTACCTCGTCCTGCTGGTCTTCGTCGCCGCGCCGCTGCGCCGCTCGGGGGCCTACACCCTGCCCGACTTCGCCGAGGGGCGGCTCGAATCCCGGCAGGTGCGCCGGCTCGTCAGCGTGCTCGTCGTCGGAGCCGGCTGGCTCTACCTCGTGCCGCAGCTCCAGGGCGCCGGACTGACCCTGAAGATCCTCACCGGGGCGCCCGGCTGGCTCGGGGACGTCCTGGTCGCCTCCGTGGTCGTCCTGGCCGTCGCCGCGGGCGGCATGCGCTCCATCACCTTCGTCCAGGTCTTCCAGTACTGGCTGAAACTGACCGCGCTCCTGGTCCCCGCCCTCTTCCTGGTGCTGGCCTGGCAGGGCGACGGACGGCCCCGCGTCACCTTCGACGAGCAGCTGTCCGTCTTCCGCGCCGACCACCCGCTGTACGCCACCTACGGGCTCATCGTCGCCACCTTCCTCGGCACCATGGGCCTGCCGCACGTCGTCGTCCGCTTCTACACCAGCCCCAACGGCCGCGACGCCCGCCGCACCACCGTCGCCGTCCTCGCCCTGATCGGCGTCTTCTACCTGCTGCCGCCCGTCTACGGCGCCCTCGGCCGGCTGTACGCCCCCGAACTGATCCACGGCGGCGACGCGGACGCCGCCGTACTGCTGCTGCCCGGCCGGGTCATCGGCGGCCTCGGCGGCGACCTGCTCGGCGCGCTCATCGCGGGCGGCGCCTTCGCCGCGTTCCTGTCCACCGCCTCCGGACTGACCATGGCCGTCGCCGGAGTCATCACCCAGGACGTCCTGCCCTCGCGCGGCGTACGGCACTTCCGGCTGGCCACCGTCCTCGCCATCTCCGTCCCGCTGGCCGGCTCCCTGCTGGTCAGCCGGGTGCCGGTCGCGGACTCCGTGGGGATGGCGTTCGCGGTCTCGGCGTCCTCCTTCTGCCCGCTGCTGGTCCTCGGGATCTGGTGGCGCCGCCTCACCCCGCCCGGCGCCGTCGCCGGACTCCTGCTCGGCGGCGGCTCCGCACTGCTCTCCGTCGCGATCACCGTCAGCGGCGCGGTGCGCCCGCCCGGCTGGCCGCACGCCCTGCTCGCCTGGCCCGCCGTCTGGTCCGTGCCCGTCGGCTTCCTCGCCATGATCCTCGTGTCGCTGGCCACGCCCGGCCGTATACCCGCCGGCACCAACGCCGCCATGACCCGCTTCCACCTGCCCGAAGCGCTCACCTCAGGGAGGCACCGGTGA